One genomic region from Spirosoma sp. KCTC 42546 encodes:
- a CDS encoding Hpt domain-containing protein: protein MADSDSVVSHVIDYQRLNELYDGDTEQIASLFELFLDETFPDFQDIDTKIDQHSWPEVASQAHKLLPWVGMVGLTTLETNLRSIEAQVADGAGKEEILATWNQFKTGLNQAIPLIRQELVKLTS, encoded by the coding sequence ATGGCAGATTCTGATTCGGTTGTTTCTCATGTTATTGATTACCAACGCCTTAATGAATTATACGATGGAGACACTGAGCAGATTGCCAGCCTATTTGAACTTTTTCTAGACGAAACGTTCCCGGATTTCCAGGATATTGACACTAAAATAGATCAACATAGTTGGCCTGAAGTTGCCAGCCAAGCTCACAAACTATTGCCCTGGGTGGGTATGGTTGGCTTAACTACATTAGAAACCAACCTAAGGAGTATAGAAGCACAAGTGGCAGATGGCGCTGGTAAAGAAGAGATTCTGGCTACCTGGAATCAATTTAAAACCGGTCTTAATCAGGCTATACCCCTAATTCGCCAGGAGTTAGTTAAATTGACTAGCTAA
- a CDS encoding glycosyltransferase family 2 protein codes for MINFILLIITSYLLFNVLYIFISAVAGRLGHADDSMVTEGNPLRRIAVLIPAYKEDSVILGSVVANLKQSYPTDWYDLIVIADSFRPETLEQLATYPIKVIPVQFEQSTVQKSITYALNSLPEGLYDIIVISDADNHMAPDFLQRINQAFSEGWRAIQGHRVAKNTNTSVAIFDAMNEEVNNNLFRAGQRALGLSATLIGSGMGFEPAIMKRAMNQIQTVSGYDKELEMLLLVAGIKIGYLHKAFIFDEKVQNIAVFERQRTRWTAAQVYFIKEYFGVGMRQLALGNKHAFNALVKSLLLPRTLLLVSVFLLFLINLVVANPTFIGVSAGLIGLLSFSLAVSIPLYLWRKISIRDFFVLPALIFSMMRSLFKIKQAGKKFLHTPHTETPDKSSIESQVAKQS; via the coding sequence ATGATTAATTTCATTTTACTTATCATTACTAGTTATCTGTTATTCAACGTTTTATACATCTTCATTTCAGCAGTTGCGGGCCGTTTGGGCCATGCAGATGACTCGATGGTCACCGAGGGTAATCCACTACGTCGTATTGCTGTACTTATTCCAGCCTACAAAGAAGACAGTGTCATTTTAGGATCAGTAGTTGCCAATTTAAAACAATCCTACCCTACAGATTGGTATGATCTAATCGTAATTGCGGATTCCTTTCGCCCTGAGACCCTGGAGCAATTGGCTACCTATCCAATTAAAGTAATACCCGTGCAGTTTGAGCAATCGACGGTCCAGAAATCTATTACGTATGCGCTAAATTCGCTTCCGGAAGGGCTTTATGATATCATTGTTATTTCTGATGCGGATAATCACATGGCGCCTGATTTTTTACAGCGCATAAATCAGGCTTTTTCGGAAGGCTGGCGGGCCATACAGGGCCACAGGGTGGCCAAAAATACCAACACGAGTGTGGCTATTTTCGATGCCATGAATGAAGAGGTAAACAATAACTTATTTCGGGCAGGTCAGCGGGCACTCGGTCTATCGGCTACCCTTATTGGCTCAGGCATGGGTTTCGAGCCCGCGATTATGAAGCGAGCCATGAATCAGATACAGACCGTTAGTGGCTACGATAAAGAATTGGAGATGCTTCTTCTGGTCGCTGGCATCAAAATAGGCTATTTACACAAAGCCTTTATATTTGATGAAAAGGTCCAGAATATTGCCGTGTTTGAGCGGCAGCGTACGCGCTGGACAGCCGCTCAGGTCTATTTTATTAAAGAATATTTTGGGGTAGGCATGCGGCAGTTGGCACTTGGCAATAAACATGCCTTTAATGCTCTGGTTAAATCATTATTATTACCCAGAACCCTCCTGCTCGTTTCGGTATTTTTGCTGTTCCTTATCAACCTGGTCGTTGCCAATCCCACATTTATAGGGGTATCTGCGGGACTGATTGGTCTGCTGTCATTTAGCTTAGCCGTATCCATACCTCTTTATTTGTGGCGCAAAATTTCCATACGCGACTTCTTTGTATTACCTGCTCTGATCTTTAGTATGATGCGCAGTTTATTTAAAATTAAACAGGCTGGCAAAAAATTCTTACATACACCACACACAGAAACGCCAGATAAGTCAAGTATAGAAAGTCAAGTGGCTAAACAGTCATAG